The proteins below are encoded in one region of Danio rerio strain Tuebingen ecotype United States chromosome 14, GRCz12tu, whole genome shotgun sequence:
- the LOC141377658 gene encoding protocadherin alpha-3-like, producing the protein MLTSTPGNVIVCLLFALSVYLSKTASAQISYNVLEEVKPGTTVGNLAKDINLSVKELQSRGFRIVSGSKKQYFSVNVDTGALQVSERIDREELCADAVACSVNLEAVVNSPLQLYRVRINILDINDNSPVFPVSSVYLNITEITAPGARFPIESAHDADIGTNSLKTYKLKPNDYFSLDVQTHSDKTVSAELVLQHALDREKNSFIDLLVTALDGGSPAKTGTLMIKVNVLDANDNAPAFAKSLYKVSITENTPSDTLITRLQARDLDEGLNAEIVYSFVDRTAQNIREKFEIDAQSGDVKIKGDIDYEESTAFEIRVQATDKGPVTMSGHTKLLIEVLDVNDNPPDVTVTSLLSPVEENAGRGTVIALMTVSDPDSGKNGAVHVRLSGFNPFKLQSSFQNYYSLVLDGVLDRENVTQYNVTVIAEDEGSPSMSRVKVIRVEVSDVNDNAPRFASSVEYAYLRENSNSGTVIMTLTASDADIRDNAHLTYSLLQSSVGGTPISALLKVNSLTGEIESMLTFDYEEIKTFEFKVQATDSGVPPLSSNVTVNVFVLDENDNSPAILAPYSELGSVNTENIPYSAEAGYFVAKIRAVDADSGYNALLSYHISEPKGNNLFRIGTSSGEIRTKRRMSDNDLKTHPLVILVCDNGEPSLSATVSIDAVVVESGGDVKTPFRHAPVKEESFSDLNLYLLIAIVSVSVIFLLSLISLIAVKCHRTDSSLGRYSAPMITTHPDGSWSYSKSTQQYDVCFSSDTLKSDVVVFPAPFPPADAELISINGGDTFTRTQTLPNKEKVRPSF; encoded by the exons ATGCTTACATCTACACCAGGGAATGTAATCGTGTGCCTTTTATTCGCTTTGAGCGTCTATCTCTCGAAGACTGCATCCGCACAGATCTCATATAACGTGCTGGAGGAGGTGAAACCGGGAACCACGGTCGGTAATCTAGCTAAAGACATCAACCTTTCAGTAAAAGAGCTGCAATCCAGGGGATTTCGCATCGTGTCAGGCTCTAAAAAGCAGTATTTTAGTGTGAATGTAGATACTGGGGCTTTGCAGGTGAGTGAGAGGATTGATCGAGAGGAGCTTTGCGCAGACGCAGTTGCGTGCTCTGTTAATCTGGAAGCGGTGGTGAACAGTCCTCTGCAGCTCTATCGGGTAAGAATAAACATTCTAGATATTAACGACAACTCTCCAGTGTTTCCAGTAAGCTCCGTCTATCTTAATATTACTGAAATCACGGCACCAGGTGCACGCTTTCCTATAGAGAGTGCGCATGATGCTGACATCGGTACAAACTCATTAAAAACATATAAACTCAAACCCAATGATTACTTTTCATTGGATGTGCAGACACATAGTGACAAGACCGTTTCGGCTGAATTAGTTCTTCAACATGCTTTGGACAGAGAAAAAAATTCTTTCATTGATCTTTTAGTTACAGCTCTGGATGGTGGATCACCGGCTAAAACAGGCACTTTAATGATAAAAGTAAATGTTTTAGATGCAAACGATAATGCTCCTGCCTTTGCTAAGTCGTTATATAAAGTCTCTATAACTGAGAACACCCCGTCTGATACTTTGATAACCAGATTACAAGCTCGAGATCTGGATGAAGGACTGAACGCGGAGATTGTGTACTCTTTTGTCGATCGAACAGCTCAGAACATTAGGGAGAAGTTTGAAATTGATGCACAGAGTGGAGATGTGAAAATCAAGGGTGATATTGATTATGAGGAGAGTACGGCGTTTGAGATCAGAGTTCAGGCGACTGATAAAGGTCCGGTGACTATGTCTGGTCATACTAAGCTTTTAATTGAAGTCCTTGATGTTAACGATAACCCCCCGGATGTTACTGTAACGTCCCTTCTGAGCCCGGTGGAGGAAAACGCTGGGAGGGGAACAGTGATCGCGTTAATGACTGTATCAGATCCAGACTCGGGTAAAAACGGAGCTGTGCATGTTCGCCTTTCTGGATTCAATCCATTTAAACTACAGTCGTCCTTCCAGAATTATTATTCATTAGTTTTAGATGGCGTGTTAGATCGGGAAAATGTTACTCAGTACAACGTTACGGTAATCGCCGAAGATGAAGGGTCACCTTCAATGTCTAGAGTTAAAGTAATACGAGTGGAGGTCTCTGATGTGAATGACAACGCACCTCGCTTTGCAAGTAGTGTTGAGTATGCGTATCTGCGAGAAAATAGCAACTCGGGGACTGTTATAATGACACTGACAGCATCTGATGCTGATATCAGAGACAATGCGCATTTAACATACTCTTTACTTCAGAGCTCAGTTGGTGGTACACCTATTTCAGCTCTTCTGAAAGTGAACTCGCTGACTGGAGAGATCGAGAGCATGCTGACGTTTGATTACGAGGAGATTAAGACGTTTGAGTTTAAAGTTCAGGCCACAGACTCTGGTGTTCCTCCGCTCAGCAGTAACGTGACTGTAAATGTGTTTGTCCTGGATGAGAATGACAACAGTCCCGCGATTCTCGCGCCCTATTCCGAACTCGGCTCCGTTAACACCGAGAACATTCCCTATTCTGCTGAGGCGGGCTACTTTGTGGCCAAGATCAGGGCTGTAGATGCAGATTCCGGTTACAACGCGCTGTTGTCCTACCACATCTCTGAGCCCAAAGGAAACAATCTGTTCCGAATCGGAACCAGCAGCGGGGAGATCAGGACTAAGAGGAGAATGAGTGACAATGACCTGAAAACTCACCCGCTGGTCATTTTGGTTTGTGATAACGGAGAGCCCTCCCTGTCAGCGACTGTGTCTATTGATGCTGTGGTTGTTGAAAGCGGAGGTGACGTCAAGACTCCATTCAGACATGCGCCGGTAAAGGAGGAGAGTTTCTCGGATTTAAATCTGTATTTGCTGATCGCCATTGTGAGTGTGTCCGTCATCTTTTTACTGAGCCTCATCAGTTTGATAGCTGTGAAATGCCACAGGACAGACAGCAGTTTGGGCAGGTACAGCGCCCCGATGATCACCACACACCCTGACGGGAGCTGGTCTTACTCCAAATCTACTCAGCAGTATGACGTGTGTTTTAGCTCAGACACACTGAAGAGTGACGTAGTGGTTTTCCCCGCGCCATTTCCGCCTGCAGATGCAGAACTGATCAGTATAAATGGAGGAGACACTTTCACCAGAACACAAACACTGCCTAATAAAGAGAAG GTAAGACCCAGTTTTTAG